In one window of Dyella thiooxydans DNA:
- the ppk2 gene encoding polyphosphate kinase 2, translating into MKRKAYEQQLEALQIELTGVQRWLRKSGKRLLVIFEGRDAAGKGGTIKAITDRLDTRGYRVVALPKPDERESTQWYFQRYVAHLPAAGELVLFDRSWYNRAVVEPAMGFCTQAQYAQFLDDCPAFERMLADNGILLFKYWLAVDQAEQEARFAERAADPLKRWKLSPVDLAARTKYAEIGRLRDVMMARTHAAHAPWFVVDYNDQKKGRLALMRHLLDQLPDVRVPDTKVKLPKLRGKPRQEKLADASFWIAPPR; encoded by the coding sequence ATGAAGCGCAAGGCCTACGAGCAGCAGCTGGAAGCGCTGCAGATCGAGCTGACCGGGGTGCAGCGATGGCTGCGCAAGAGCGGCAAGCGCCTGCTGGTGATCTTTGAAGGCCGCGACGCGGCCGGCAAGGGCGGCACCATCAAGGCCATCACCGACCGTCTGGACACCCGCGGCTACCGCGTAGTGGCGCTACCCAAACCCGACGAGCGCGAATCCACCCAGTGGTATTTCCAGCGTTACGTGGCGCACCTGCCGGCGGCCGGCGAGCTCGTGCTGTTCGACCGCAGCTGGTACAACCGCGCAGTGGTCGAGCCGGCGATGGGCTTCTGCACGCAGGCGCAGTACGCGCAGTTTCTCGACGACTGTCCGGCGTTCGAGCGCATGCTGGCCGACAACGGCATCCTGCTGTTCAAGTACTGGCTGGCGGTGGACCAGGCCGAACAGGAAGCCCGCTTCGCCGAGCGCGCCGCCGACCCGCTCAAGCGCTGGAAGCTGTCGCCGGTGGATCTGGCGGCACGCACCAAGTACGCGGAGATCGGTCGTCTGCGCGACGTGATGATGGCGCGCACCCACGCCGCCCACGCGCCGTGGTTCGTGGTCGACTACAACGACCAGAAGAAGGGACGGCTCGCCCTGATGCGCCACCTGCTCGACCAGTTGCCCGACGTGCGCGTGCCCGACACCAAGGTGAAGCTACCGAAGCTGCGCGGCAAACCCAGGCAGGAGAAGCTGGCCGATGCCAGTTTCTGGATTGCGCCGCCGCGCTGA
- a CDS encoding acylphosphatase — protein MAAARFLVSGRVQGVFYRASTREQALALGLAGIARNLADGRVEVIACGAPAAIDALEQWLHCGPPAARVEQVRREADIEWTGSGFATG, from the coding sequence GTGGCTGCCGCGCGCTTCCTGGTCAGTGGCCGGGTGCAGGGCGTGTTCTACCGCGCCAGCACCCGCGAGCAGGCGCTGGCGCTGGGCCTGGCCGGGATCGCGCGCAATCTGGCCGATGGCAGGGTGGAAGTGATCGCCTGCGGAGCGCCGGCGGCGATCGATGCGCTGGAGCAGTGGCTACATTGCGGTCCGCCCGCCGCCCGGGTCGAACAGGTAAGGCGGGAAGCCGACATCGAGTGGACCGGCAGCGGCTTCGCCACCGGCTGA
- the prfA gene encoding peptide chain release factor 1, with the protein MTPSIRAKLEALAERHEEVGLLLAQPEVIGDSNRFRALSREYAQLEPVAAALREHDQAQRELAESRAMLADPELKEMAADDVDRLEHRLEALDGELQILLLPTDPRDEGNLFLEVRAGTGGDEAAIFAGDLLRMYLRYAERRGWRTEIESAHPGEHGGYKEAVARIEGKGAFSRLKYESGTHRVQRVPATESQGRIHTSAATVAIIPDVEEVEDIAINPADLKVDTFRSSGAGGQHVNKTDSAIRITHLPTGMVVECQTERSQHANRDKAMKRLKAQLLDAERAKQAAAEAESRRLQVGSGDRSQRIRTYNFPQGRITDHRINLTLYQLPDVLEGNLDELVDALMREDQADQLKALTGAG; encoded by the coding sequence ATGACTCCTTCCATCCGCGCCAAACTCGAAGCCCTCGCCGAACGCCACGAAGAGGTCGGCCTGCTGCTGGCCCAGCCCGAGGTGATCGGCGACAGCAACCGCTTCCGCGCGCTGTCGCGCGAGTACGCCCAGCTCGAACCGGTCGCCGCCGCGCTGCGCGAACACGACCAGGCGCAACGCGAGCTGGCCGAGAGCCGCGCGATGCTGGCCGATCCGGAGCTGAAGGAGATGGCCGCCGACGACGTGGACCGGCTGGAGCATCGGCTGGAGGCACTGGACGGCGAGCTGCAGATCCTGCTGCTGCCGACCGACCCGCGCGACGAGGGCAACCTGTTCCTGGAGGTGCGCGCCGGCACCGGCGGCGACGAGGCGGCGATCTTCGCCGGCGACCTGCTGCGGATGTACCTGCGCTATGCCGAGCGCCGCGGCTGGCGCACCGAGATCGAATCGGCACACCCGGGCGAACACGGCGGCTACAAGGAGGCCGTGGCGCGGATCGAGGGCAAGGGCGCGTTCTCCCGGCTGAAGTACGAATCAGGCACGCACCGCGTGCAGCGCGTGCCGGCCACCGAGTCGCAGGGTCGCATCCATACCTCGGCGGCCACCGTGGCGATCATCCCCGACGTGGAAGAGGTCGAGGACATCGCGATCAACCCAGCCGACCTGAAGGTGGACACCTTCCGCTCCTCCGGCGCCGGCGGCCAGCACGTCAACAAGACCGACTCGGCGATCCGCATCACCCACCTGCCCACCGGCATGGTGGTGGAATGCCAGACCGAGCGTTCGCAGCACGCCAACCGCGACAAGGCGATGAAGCGACTGAAGGCGCAGCTGCTCGACGCCGAACGCGCGAAGCAGGCCGCCGCCGAGGCCGAGTCGCGGCGCCTGCAGGTCGGCTCCGGCGACCGCAGTCAGCGCATCCGCACCTACAACTTCCCGCAGGGCCGGATCACCGACCACCGCATCAACCTCACCCTCTACCAGTTGCCGGACGTGCTGGAAGGCAACCTGGACGAGCTGGTCGACGCCCTGATGCGCGAGGACCAGGCCGACCAGCTCAAGGCGCTCACCGGCGCCGGCTGA
- the hemA gene encoding glutamyl-tRNA reductase, translating to MPLIALGLNHLTAPVNLREQVAFDAGSTEEALRELTGEPGVEEAMILSTCNRTELYVGVADGAEDVPQAWLNRHHRLTPGKLDEFLYLHRDDDAVRHMFRVATGLDSMVLGEPQILGQVKDAYQQAREARALKAPLDRLLQHTFAVAKRVRTDTRIGAHTVSVAFTAVRLAEQVFTDLRQACVLLLGAGDTIELAARHLVEKQVSRLIVANRTLENAHELATRHGGYAIALADLPQHLAEADIVIASTAARQPVLTRAMVEKAIAARRRKPMFMVDIAVPRDIEDSVGTMEDVFLYGIDDLRQVIDDNLRSREAAAREAEAIIDLQVDRYMAWRRALGVRNPAVDMRHHAEVYRDEVLEKARAMIARGKSPDEALAFLANTLTNKLLHHPSAALREAALSGDLDLLHAAGRLYGLEREAGED from the coding sequence ATGCCGCTGATCGCCCTCGGGCTCAACCACCTCACCGCGCCGGTCAACCTGCGCGAGCAGGTGGCTTTCGACGCGGGATCGACCGAGGAGGCCCTGCGCGAGCTCACCGGCGAACCCGGGGTGGAAGAGGCGATGATCCTGTCCACCTGCAACCGCACCGAACTCTACGTGGGTGTGGCCGACGGCGCCGAAGACGTACCGCAGGCCTGGCTGAACCGGCATCACCGTCTGACCCCGGGCAAGCTGGACGAGTTCCTCTACCTCCACCGCGACGACGATGCCGTGCGTCACATGTTCCGCGTGGCCACCGGGCTGGATTCGATGGTGCTGGGCGAACCGCAGATCCTCGGCCAGGTGAAGGACGCCTACCAGCAGGCGCGCGAGGCGCGTGCGCTGAAAGCGCCGCTGGACCGCCTGCTGCAGCACACCTTCGCCGTGGCCAAGCGGGTGCGCACCGATACCCGGATCGGCGCCCATACCGTCTCGGTGGCATTCACCGCGGTGCGCCTGGCCGAACAGGTGTTCACCGACCTGAGACAGGCCTGCGTATTGCTGCTCGGCGCGGGCGACACCATCGAACTGGCCGCCCGGCACCTGGTCGAGAAGCAGGTCAGCCGGCTGATCGTGGCCAACCGCACCCTGGAGAACGCCCACGAGCTGGCCACCCGCCACGGCGGCTACGCGATCGCCCTGGCCGACCTGCCGCAGCACCTGGCCGAGGCGGACATCGTGATCGCCTCCACCGCGGCGCGGCAGCCGGTGCTGACCCGCGCCATGGTCGAGAAGGCCATCGCCGCACGCCGCCGCAAGCCGATGTTCATGGTCGACATCGCGGTACCGCGCGACATCGAGGACAGCGTCGGCACGATGGAGGACGTGTTCCTCTACGGCATCGACGACCTGCGCCAGGTGATCGACGACAACCTGCGCTCGCGCGAGGCCGCCGCCCGCGAGGCGGAGGCCATCATCGACCTGCAGGTGGACCGCTACATGGCCTGGCGCCGCGCGCTGGGCGTGCGCAACCCGGCGGTGGACATGCGCCACCACGCCGAGGTCTACCGTGACGAGGTGCTGGAGAAGGCACGCGCCATGATCGCCCGCGGCAAGTCGCCGGACGAAGCGCTGGCCTTTCTCGCCAACACCCTGACCAACAAGCTGCTGCACCACCCCAGCGCCGCGCTGCGCGAGGCCGCCCTCAGCGGGGACCTGGACCTGCTGCACGCCGCCGGACGCCTGTACGGCCTGGAGCGCGAGGCCGGCGAGGATTAG
- a CDS encoding TlpA family protein disulfide reductase, whose protein sequence is MKFIVRCALVLAVALAAPVQAAMPATPALKVTTLDGKPYDLAAQRGHWVIVNFWATWCIPCIKEMPDISHFVSTHKNVSAIGLAYDDSALADIKAFVAKHPVSYPIAQVGLDNPPKDFDEPRGLPTTYLIAPDGTVAKRFVGPITGDVLAAAITDAK, encoded by the coding sequence ATGAAATTCATCGTCCGCTGCGCGCTGGTGCTTGCCGTGGCCCTCGCTGCACCCGTGCAGGCGGCCATGCCGGCCACCCCGGCGCTAAAAGTCACCACACTCGACGGCAAGCCTTATGACCTGGCGGCACAGCGTGGGCACTGGGTGATCGTCAATTTCTGGGCGACCTGGTGCATCCCCTGCATCAAGGAGATGCCTGACATCTCGCACTTCGTCAGCACGCACAAGAACGTCAGCGCGATCGGGCTGGCCTACGACGACAGCGCGCTGGCGGACATCAAGGCCTTCGTAGCCAAGCACCCGGTGAGCTATCCGATCGCCCAGGTGGGCCTGGACAACCCGCCAAAGGATTTCGACGAGCCGCGCGGCCTGCCCACCACTTACCTGATCGCGCCGGACGGCACGGTGGCCAAGCGCTTCGTCGGTCCGATCACCGGCGACGTGCTGGCGGCCGCGATCACCGACGCAAAGTAG